CTTCCTCCCGCCGAAGCGATGCGACCGGAGCCGCCCGCCCGGTTCCGGGCGGGAATCTGGGAGCGTTCCGGGCTTCTGCGCCACGTCTCGGTTCCCAGTCGAATCATCCTGCGAAACGTGGAGCGTCGGCCGGGACGAACGATTCTCTCCGTTCTCGCTATCTCGCTGGCGGTGATGATTCTCGTCGTCGGCAGGTATTTCCTCGACGCCATCAACACTCTGGTCGACGTGCACTTCCGCCTCGTGCAGCGCGAACAGATCGCGATCGCCTTCAACCGGCCCCAACCCGAGCGGGCCCGGCTGGAGCTCGCGAGCCTCCCGGGCGTCCTTCGCGCGGAAACGTTTCGCGCCGTACCGGTGCGGCTCGCCTTCGGACATCGGGAGCGCCGGACTGCGCTTCTGGGGCTTCCGCAGGAAGGCGAGCTTCGCCGCCTCATCGATCGCGACGCGCGGCAGCATCCTCTCCCCGAGGACGGAGTGGCGCTTACCACCCATCTCGCCGAGACGCTCGGCGTCCGGGTGTCGGACCGGCTGCTCGTCGAAGTCCTCGAAGGGGAGCGCCCCCTCCGATTCGTCCCCGTCACCGCCCTGGTCGACGAGCTCCTGGGCGAAGCCGTCTACATGGAGCGCCGGGCGCTCAATCGATTCCTCCGCGAAGGCGGGACGGTCTCCGGCGCTTTCCTCTCGGTGGACGAGGAGGAGGCGGATCGCCTCTATCGGACCCTGAAACGGATGCCGGCGGTGAGCGGCGTATCGCTCCGGGAAACGGTCCTGCGCGGCTTCGATGAGACCCTTGGAAGGACGCTCGGCGTCTTCACTACGGTGCTCATCCTGTTCGCGACCGTCATCGCCTTCGGAGTCGTCTACAATGGAGCGCGCGTGGCGCTATCGGAACGAGGACACGAGCTTGCGAGCCTGCGGGTGCTCGGGTTCACGCGGTCGGAAGTCACGTGGATGCTCCTCGGAGAACAGGCGTCGATCGTGACCGCCGCGATTCCCATCGGCTGTGCCGTGGGCTACGGCGTCTCCGCTCTGCTCGCGCTCGCCTATGACACCGAGCTCTTCCGCTTGCCCCTCGTCATCACCCCCGGCTCTTACGCCTTTGCCTTCGTCGTCATCACGGTTGCGTCCTTCGTGTCGGGCATCATCGTCCGCCGCCGGATCCACCGGCTCGATCTCGTCGCCGCCCTCAAGACGAGGGAGTGAGGAAATCGTCCGGTGAAGAGGACGCTCAAGATCGCGCTCGCCGCCGCCATCGCCGCGAGCGCCCTCTACCTGCTCGTCCGGCCGCAGCCGATCGAAGTGGAGACCGATTTCGTCAGCCGCGGTCTCCTCCGTATCACGGTGGATGAGGAGGGTCGGACCCGAGTGCACGATCACTTTCTGCTTGCCGCGCCGGTCGCGGGAAAGCTCGTGCGAATCGAGCTCCACGAGGGCGACCGGGTGCAGCCGGACGCGGTGCTGGCTCGGCTCCAGCCCGTGCCCCTCGACGAGCGGGCGAGGAGCCAGGCCGAGGCGCGGCTCGCTGCGGCCATCGCGGCGAAGCAGGCAGCCGACGCGCGATGGAAACAGGCGCAGGCGAACCTCGATCAGGCCGCTCGCACCCGGGAGCGGACCGATTCCCTCGCCGCCGAGGGCCTCAAGTCGGCGCGGGATCAGGAAGAGGACCGACTCCGAGAGACGACGGCATCGAGAGAGCTGGAAGCGGCGGAGTTCGCGGTACAGGTCGCGCGCTACGAAGTGGAGGCAGCCCGAGCCGCTCTGCTGGATGGCGGGCGCATCGCCCCGGATGGCGATGCCGGTGGGCCGGACACCGCGGTACGCGCGATCCGATCGCCGGTGTCGGGGCGGGTGTTCCGCATCTTTACCCGGAGCGAGCAGGTGGTCGCCGCGGGGACGCCCCTTCTGGAGATCGGCGACACGTCGGCGCTCGAAGTCGTGGTGGACGTCCTGTCTTCCGATGCCGTTCGGGTCAAGCCGGGGGCGATGATGCTGATCGAGGACTGGGGCGGCGAGGAGGCTCTCGTCGCTCGGGTGCGCACGGTCGAGCCCTCGGCGTTCACCAAGGTCTCCGCTCTCGGGGTGGAGGAGCAGCGGGTGAACGTGATCGGGGATTTCCTCAACCCGCCGGAGAGGCTGGGAGACGGCTACCGGGTCGAAGCGCGCATCGTGATCTGGGAGGGAGAGGACGTGGTGAAGGTTCCCACGAGCGCTCTTTTCCGCAGCGGCGACACCTGGGCGGTGTTCGTCGTCGAGAACGGAACGGCCCGTCTTCGTCACGTTGAGATCGGCCACCGCAACTTTCGCGAGAGCCAAGTGCTCGACGGGCTCGCCGAAGGCGAGGAGTGCGTTCTCTATCCATCCGACCAGCTGGGAGACGGCGTCGTCGTGGCTCGAATCCGTCCCATGAGCGGCTGAGCTTTCGACTCTCCAGAGGACGCTTCGTTCGCGCCACCCAA
This is a stretch of genomic DNA from Vicinamibacteria bacterium. It encodes these proteins:
- a CDS encoding FtsX-like permease family protein, coding for MVVSALDRKLGRDLLKMRGQVVAVGLIVACGVATFIAARTGYESMLASRSRYYREYGFADSFLSLKRAPDAMVRKVERIPGVDQVETRIVVDVTLDVPGLAEPATGRLVSIPERSQPRLNRLHVRRGRYLEPGQPNEVLVSESFAEANGLQVGDRLGAILNGRWETLRIVGMALSPEYIYEIRGGTTIFPDRKRFGILWASREVLGPAFDMDGAFNDLSLSLQRGARVEGVLDALDALFERYGGLGAYGREDQLSNQFVSNELTELTAQGRIYPAIFLGVAAFLLHIVLSRLIGTEREQIAVLKAFGYYDLAVGLHYLKLILAMVAVGGALGVPLGVWLGRALTTLYADYFRFPVYQFQSAGRQAFLALLVTVAAAVVGALAAVSKAVKLPPAEAMRPEPPARFRAGIWERSGLLRHVSVPSRIILRNVERRPGRTILSVLAISLAVMILVVGRYFLDAINTLVDVHFRLVQREQIAIAFNRPQPERARLELASLPGVLRAETFRAVPVRLAFGHRERRTALLGLPQEGELRRLIDRDARQHPLPEDGVALTTHLAETLGVRVSDRLLVEVLEGERPLRFVPVTALVDELLGEAVYMERRALNRFLREGGTVSGAFLSVDEEEADRLYRTLKRMPAVSGVSLRETVLRGFDETLGRTLGVFTTVLILFATVIAFGVVYNGARVALSERGHELASLRVLGFTRSEVTWMLLGEQASIVTAAIPIGCAVGYGVSALLALAYDTELFRLPLVITPGSYAFAFVVITVASFVSGIIVRRRIHRLDLVAALKTRE
- a CDS encoding HlyD family efflux transporter periplasmic adaptor subunit, whose amino-acid sequence is MKRTLKIALAAAIAASALYLLVRPQPIEVETDFVSRGLLRITVDEEGRTRVHDHFLLAAPVAGKLVRIELHEGDRVQPDAVLARLQPVPLDERARSQAEARLAAAIAAKQAADARWKQAQANLDQAARTRERTDSLAAEGLKSARDQEEDRLRETTASRELEAAEFAVQVARYEVEAARAALLDGGRIAPDGDAGGPDTAVRAIRSPVSGRVFRIFTRSEQVVAAGTPLLEIGDTSALEVVVDVLSSDAVRVKPGAMMLIEDWGGEEALVARVRTVEPSAFTKVSALGVEEQRVNVIGDFLNPPERLGDGYRVEARIVIWEGEDVVKVPTSALFRSGDTWAVFVVENGTARLRHVEIGHRNFRESQVLDGLAEGEECVLYPSDQLGDGVVVARIRPMSG